TATGCTTGTAAATAACTCATCGTTTAACTCCAAAGTCCAAATACCATAAGTTTGGTATTGTAGTTTTAGTCATTGAAAAAGCCGTGCGTCCATATTCGCGAAGAACGTCAGGGGTGATTTGTTCACCCACGGCAAGAGCGCCGGCATTTTCCAATCGGCCCTTCAGCCATTTGCCTAAAATACGCAAATCGGCATCGGAGCGGAAATTCTTACTATTTGTACCGCTTGTATAGCATTTAAATTTCCAGCCGTCATCTGTAATAACATCAAAAGTCGTACTGTTAGTAAGCGCTATCGGGTATTCGGGTAAAGATGTAATATTCTTTGGCACGATGATCTCGGCTTCATACCAATGTCGAGGTTTTATAACGCCTGTGCTTTTAGTTTCACGCCCTTTGCCGAAAAAAGCATTTAATCCACTACGTTGTTCCGTTTTAATTGGGATATCAAATACGATATCGGTTCTCGCGGCAAGACAAGCGGTTCGTTCTTCGGGAGTTGCTTTTTGAACAAAGTCCTGTCCTTCTAAAAGGGAGTTATTTATTTTGAATTTGGATATATCCAAATCGGATATAACATCCGTAGCCTTTTCTTTTAAGTCACAAATAAAGCTATTAAGTTGTTGCAGTGTTGACGGTTCGTTTAGAAGTAGCGACGATTCATAAATACCGTTCCTGTTATCAACTATACTACTAAGATTATTTGATCCAATAATGCCCGCAATCGTTTGGTCTTTTTTATGAAAAGCATATAACTTGCCGTGGAATCGAAAAGGAGTAACAAGGCGCACTTCACCAATATTGTTATCGGTCAAAAATCGATTTAGTTGAATAGCTGTTTTATACTCAACAGGCGTAAACAAATCGAAATAATGCATTCCGATTATCAAATTCAGTTTATGTACGTTATTTAACTCTACAGCCTTTTGCAATTCAATAAGGGAGTCGGCGGTAATGTATCCAACTGCGATATCTAATTGCTCTGTTTGTGGCAATAAATTATAAAACGCATCCGCAAACGTTGGAAACGGCGTTTTTATGGGCTGATAGTTTGACAACAGGAAGTTCATTAGTTTTACTCCATTTCATTCGTTACTAAATCCAAGCGCTCTTTTACTGATAGCGTTTTCAAATAGTCGTACTGTGCCTTTAAGTCTATGTGGGTGTAATCGCCCGTAAACAATGGCAAAAGTCTTTTTGCAACAGGTCGCACACCCACGGGCGGAACTGCATTGCCTATTTGTCTACGTACTTCTGTAATGTTACCCATAAACTTGAAATCATCGGGGAACGATTGTAATCTCGCGCGTTCTCTATTCGTCAGGGGACGAGGCTCGGGATAATGATATCCCCAAGTTCCGCCACCGCCTGCGGCAATAATTGTTTTTGCAGGAGCGTTTCTATCTATTCTACGATAGACGTGGGATATCATACCTTTGACATAAAGTGGATTATCTTTCGGAATATCCGTAAAGTTACCGCCTTCCGGTATAAGCTCTAACATTTGTCGCGTTTTATCTTTACAGTTAATAAGCTCATTGTTATAAGGAACATCCAAAGCACCCTCGAGAGCTTGTTCCGCCGTAACGTAAGGTAAAGCCCCATTCGGGCCGTGTGTGGGTTTTGGATGCTTGAAATCAAATCCTGTATCTATGCGTATTCCCACAATCAGCAATCTTTCGCGGAATTGTGGTACACCATATTCGGCAAAATTGTAGAGATGAGGTTTAACAATATAGCCGGGAGCAATATCTTCAAAGTCGTGAATAATAGTTTCTATTGCCTTGTGTTTATTAGCGGTAAGAAGTCCTTTAACATTTTCCGCTACAAATGCTTTTGGTTTCTTAGCATCAACGAATTCTAAAAAATGGCGATATAAGCCACCGCGTTTACCATTTAGTCCGGGTTGCTTCCATATTACAGAAAAGTCTTGACACGGGAAGCCACCCAATACCAAATCGCAATCGGGAATTGTTTTATCCTTGTATGGATTGATTTTTGTGATATCTCCGTAGTGTATAACATCACCCAAGTTTTCTCTAAAAGATGCTACTGCCCATTCCGCAAAATCGTTTGCCCAAATCGTTTGGAATCCTTCCATATGAAATCCCAAGTCTAATCCGCCACAACCTGAGAATATCGATACAATAGTGGGATGCTGCTTGTTTTCTAAATTATCCATACAAAACCTCTATGCAGTTAGGTGATTATTCAATATGCAACTGCATTGTTATTATACTGCATTTGCATAATAAAGTCAATGCGTTTGCACGCCAATAGATAATGCAAATGCGTAGTATAATAAGAATATGGATGTGCTGACTAAAATCCGAACTTTACAAGGCGAGCGTGATTGGACAGATTATAAGCTTGCGCAGGAAGCTGATATTCCGCTTCCGACGCTGTCATCTGTATTTGCTCGAAATACCACGCCGAAGTTAGAAACATTGCAATGTATTTGCAATGCGTTTGGTTTGACTCTTGCGCAGTTCTTTCTCGAAGATGAGAAAATAGAGGTATTAAGCGAAACTGAAAAGGAAATGCTACATTGTTTCCGTAAGCTATCCCCAAAACAACAAAAAGCATTGATTGATGTATTTACCGAATAATAAAAATCCATCGCTGAATTTCTAACAGCGGTGGATTTTTATATTAACTAAAAGCGGGTTTCCCGCTTGTTCTGAGCGAGCGAAGCGAGCGATCGAAAATACCACTTTGTGGCATTTTCCTTATCCTGCTTAGGCATTGAAAAATGCCACCATTTTGGAATATCGTATGCGGTATTCCGTAGTCGTAAAAATAATTAAAATTTTTTCCAAATAGTGACAGTAGTTGTCAACAATATTATGGTATAATGAGTGCATGGATAAATTAGCGTATCATATGAATAAAAAGAAAAAGCCCGCCAAAACAGCAGGCAAGTTTTTGTATTACTATCCGTGCAATTCCAAAGATAAAGCGAACTTTCATATTGGTGACAAAAAGTATATTGAAATAGAAGTTACGGAAAAAGAGTGGGAAGCCTTGCGCGAGTTGGATAGATTTGAGTATAACAA
Above is a genomic segment from Clostridiales bacterium containing:
- a CDS encoding helix-turn-helix transcriptional regulator; translation: MDVLTKIRTLQGERDWTDYKLAQEADIPLPTLSSVFARNTTPKLETLQCICNAFGLTLAQFFLEDEKIEVLSETEKEMLHCFRKLSPKQQKALIDVFTE
- a CDS encoding NgoFVII family restriction endonuclease, with product MNFLLSNYQPIKTPFPTFADAFYNLLPQTEQLDIAVGYITADSLIELQKAVELNNVHKLNLIIGMHYFDLFTPVEYKTAIQLNRFLTDNNIGEVRLVTPFRFHGKLYAFHKKDQTIAGIIGSNNLSSIVDNRNGIYESSLLLNEPSTLQQLNSFICDLKEKATDVISDLDISKFKINNSLLEGQDFVQKATPEERTACLAARTDIVFDIPIKTEQRSGLNAFFGKGRETKSTGVIKPRHWYEAEIIVPKNITSLPEYPIALTNSTTFDVITDDGWKFKCYTSGTNSKNFRSDADLRILGKWLKGRLENAGALAVGEQITPDVLREYGRTAFSMTKTTIPNLWYLDFGVKR
- a CDS encoding DNA cytosine methyltransferase translates to MDNLENKQHPTIVSIFSGCGGLDLGFHMEGFQTIWANDFAEWAVASFRENLGDVIHYGDITKINPYKDKTIPDCDLVLGGFPCQDFSVIWKQPGLNGKRGGLYRHFLEFVDAKKPKAFVAENVKGLLTANKHKAIETIIHDFEDIAPGYIVKPHLYNFAEYGVPQFRERLLIVGIRIDTGFDFKHPKPTHGPNGALPYVTAEQALEGALDVPYNNELINCKDKTRQMLELIPEGGNFTDIPKDNPLYVKGMISHVYRRIDRNAPAKTIIAAGGGGTWGYHYPEPRPLTNRERARLQSFPDDFKFMGNITEVRRQIGNAVPPVGVRPVAKRLLPLFTGDYTHIDLKAQYDYLKTLSVKERLDLVTNEME